The proteins below come from a single uncultured delta proteobacterium genomic window:
- a CDS encoding conserved exported hypothetical protein (Evidence 4 : Homologs of previously reported genes of unknown function) produces the protein MKYIVALKNNLSLLRIIVLVAALALVSACAETQPRKMPLFPAADFTLTILHTNDTHSSFGGITDKGLTCYAAMCEDGRGGYVRLDQAVRAVRKDNPDALFLEAGDIFQGTLFWTQHKERMPLALVDKMGYQAMIPGNHEFDDGWPTWLKLIDGLNTPVLAANVSFDPRPDSPAVDKILPYIVLERDGRKIGIVGLVTESTPETSSPGTGISFNDAQKALEDAIKELTAQDVNIIIALAHLGLENERELARSVNGVDIIVGAHSHSLLSNYHNRAEGPYPMVEKTPEGAPVLIVTASTACTYLGKLDVGFCKDGVVREWLGGPILLDQATLASMNAPKPDAELVKLIDDFAVPVAKMMETTIGSINAEDKDGLALEEPNVMECRRVECLTGNIVTDSLRLVPFPEAQIAIINGGALRTSLPGGNITPGNVLGTLPFQNTALTAKIPGAVLLQALEHGVFTYGEGEGSFLQVSGLRYSFNPANKPGKRVTKAEVLDKNGQWQQLNPKATYQVVTVDFIARGGDGFAMLKSLQWEEGDKLTNDVLRVYLEQHSPVEASLQDRITIQQ, from the coding sequence TATCGTTCTGGTGGCTGCGCTGGCGCTTGTTTCGGCGTGCGCCGAAACACAGCCGCGTAAAATGCCGCTTTTCCCGGCTGCGGATTTCACTCTTACAATACTGCACACCAACGATACTCACTCTTCGTTTGGCGGCATAACGGACAAGGGCCTTACCTGCTACGCTGCCATGTGCGAAGATGGCCGTGGCGGTTATGTCAGATTGGATCAGGCCGTGAGGGCAGTCAGAAAAGATAATCCGGATGCGTTGTTTCTGGAGGCCGGCGATATCTTCCAAGGAACCCTGTTCTGGACACAGCACAAGGAACGTATGCCTCTGGCCCTTGTGGACAAGATGGGCTACCAGGCCATGATTCCCGGTAACCATGAATTCGACGACGGCTGGCCGACCTGGCTGAAACTGATAGACGGCTTGAATACTCCGGTACTGGCGGCCAACGTATCCTTTGACCCGCGCCCGGATTCGCCCGCTGTAGATAAGATTCTTCCGTATATAGTGCTGGAACGGGATGGGCGCAAAATAGGTATCGTCGGTCTTGTTACCGAAAGTACGCCCGAAACATCCTCTCCCGGTACTGGCATCAGCTTCAACGATGCTCAAAAAGCCTTGGAAGACGCCATAAAAGAACTGACCGCCCAGGACGTGAATATTATCATCGCCCTGGCACATCTGGGCCTGGAAAACGAAAGAGAACTCGCCCGCTCGGTGAATGGTGTGGACATCATTGTTGGCGCACACAGCCACAGTCTGTTGTCCAACTATCACAACAGGGCGGAAGGTCCATATCCAATGGTGGAAAAAACGCCGGAAGGCGCACCTGTTCTGATTGTCACCGCCTCCACGGCATGTACATATCTGGGCAAGCTGGATGTGGGGTTTTGTAAGGACGGTGTTGTCAGAGAATGGCTTGGAGGCCCCATCCTTTTGGATCAGGCCACGCTCGCTTCTATGAATGCTCCGAAACCTGATGCCGAACTTGTAAAGCTCATTGATGATTTTGCCGTCCCAGTGGCGAAGATGATGGAGACAACCATAGGGAGTATCAACGCGGAAGACAAAGACGGGCTGGCCCTGGAAGAACCCAATGTAATGGAGTGCCGCCGGGTGGAATGCCTTACCGGAAACATTGTCACGGATTCTTTACGTCTGGTGCCTTTTCCTGAAGCGCAGATCGCCATTATCAACGGTGGTGCGCTACGGACATCGCTTCCCGGAGGAAACATTACGCCAGGGAATGTTCTCGGCACTTTGCCGTTTCAGAACACTGCACTAACGGCTAAAATACCAGGAGCAGTTCTTCTGCAGGCTCTTGAACATGGCGTTTTTACCTACGGTGAGGGGGAAGGAAGCTTTTTGCAGGTCTCCGGACTGCGCTACTCCTTCAACCCCGCAAACAAGCCGGGTAAACGCGTCACCAAAGCGGAAGTACTGGATAAAAACGGACAGTGGCAGCAGCTTAATCCCAAAGCGACATATCAAGTCGTTACCGTCGACTTCATCGCTCGGGGCGGCGACGGATTTGCCATGCTGAAATCCTTGCAGTGGGAAGAAGGTGACAAACTGACCAATGACGTGCTTCGGGTCTATCTCGAACAACATTCTCCGGTGGAAGCTTCGCTGCAGGATAGAATCACCATACAACAGTAA